From the genome of Muricauda sp. SCSIO 64092, one region includes:
- a CDS encoding efflux RND transporter permease subunit, whose translation MLKEFLQGFWSGTARLILRNRIIILLIITGITVFMGLQWKHMRFSNTEANVLPDDHPETLQYEEFVSIFGQEDNAIVLAVQDSSLFLPGNFNRWNRLSKQFQANPEVDLVISTDNLQELIKDNEKQEFVLKDLIQKEPSSEAEVSAIKTKLFQELPFYESFIFNKKSGTIRTIIYLDKDILNTSVRNEFILSDLENLVENFENETNLDVRVSGMPYIKTWNSKIIIDEIGNFIIAALAVTSLIFFFFFRSFRATFISICVVIIGVMWTFGILGLFKYEITILTALIPPLIIVIGIPNCIFLINKYQQEVKKHGNQALSLQRVITKIGNATLMTNVTTALGFATFIILDSDLLKEFGIVASLSILCIFILSLGIIPIVYSFMSIPKYKHLKHLNKKWMDTFVNWMERVVRNHRIAVYFTAVTVLVLSIIGIYQIQITGSRIEDLPKNAKFFQDIRFFEKEFDGIMPVEVVVDSKKKNGIAKLATLRRMESLSQEIDEIPELSKTLSVVNLVKYSKQAFYNGIPKYYQLPTTQENNFIMDVARKSSENGNLLESFVDSTGQIARMTTFMKDVKTPRMEEIERDLLKSISKIFPAERYNVYMTGKALLFLKGTKYLIKNLLLSLALAVGLISIFMAYLFRSFRMILISLVPNLLPLVITAGLMGFLGIPIKPSTILIFSIAFGISVDDTIHFLAKYRQELTANKWYIKKSVYNALRETGVSMFYTSIVLFFGFSVFIISSFGGTQAMGGLVSATLLFAMLSNLILLPSLLLSLERNIANKKTFKKPHIDVLPSQDNEGGTN comes from the coding sequence ATGTTAAAAGAGTTTTTGCAAGGGTTTTGGTCCGGTACCGCGCGACTTATTCTTAGGAATAGGATTATCATTCTACTTATCATTACTGGAATTACCGTATTTATGGGATTGCAATGGAAACATATGCGATTTTCCAATACCGAGGCCAATGTGCTACCTGATGACCACCCCGAGACTTTACAGTATGAAGAGTTTGTTTCCATTTTTGGACAGGAAGACAATGCCATAGTCCTGGCCGTACAGGACAGTTCTTTGTTCCTTCCCGGGAACTTTAATCGTTGGAATCGTTTGAGCAAACAGTTTCAGGCCAATCCAGAAGTCGATTTGGTCATCTCTACGGACAATCTACAGGAACTTATCAAAGACAATGAAAAACAAGAGTTTGTACTCAAGGATCTAATTCAGAAGGAACCTTCTTCCGAAGCGGAAGTTTCGGCCATCAAAACGAAACTATTTCAAGAATTGCCGTTTTATGAAAGCTTTATTTTCAACAAGAAAAGCGGAACCATACGAACGATCATTTATTTGGACAAGGATATTTTAAATACCTCCGTTCGAAATGAATTCATTCTCAGCGATCTTGAAAACCTGGTCGAAAACTTTGAAAATGAGACCAATTTGGACGTTAGGGTATCTGGAATGCCCTATATAAAAACTTGGAACTCAAAGATTATAATCGATGAGATAGGAAACTTCATTATAGCCGCACTCGCCGTTACCTCATTAATTTTCTTTTTCTTCTTTAGAAGTTTTAGGGCCACCTTTATTTCCATATGTGTGGTTATCATTGGGGTTATGTGGACTTTTGGAATATTGGGTCTTTTCAAGTATGAAATTACCATCCTCACCGCTTTGATTCCTCCCCTAATCATTGTTATTGGAATCCCCAACTGCATTTTCTTGATCAATAAATACCAACAAGAAGTAAAAAAACACGGAAATCAAGCCCTTTCCCTTCAACGGGTCATTACCAAAATTGGGAACGCCACGTTAATGACCAACGTAACCACCGCCTTGGGTTTTGCAACCTTCATTATCCTGGATAGTGATTTGCTCAAAGAATTTGGAATTGTCGCCTCCCTAAGTATTTTATGCATTTTTATCCTTTCCCTCGGCATTATACCCATTGTGTATAGTTTTATGTCCATTCCCAAGTACAAGCACCTAAAACATTTGAACAAAAAGTGGATGGATACTTTTGTAAACTGGATGGAACGGGTAGTTCGCAATCACCGCATTGCAGTGTATTTCACGGCCGTTACCGTTCTGGTTTTAAGCATTATCGGAATTTATCAAATACAAATAACGGGAAGCAGGATAGAAGATTTGCCCAAAAATGCCAAGTTCTTCCAGGATATTCGATTTTTTGAAAAAGAGTTCGATGGTATTATGCCAGTTGAAGTGGTTGTCGATTCCAAAAAAAAGAACGGCATTGCCAAATTGGCCACTTTACGACGTATGGAATCCCTCTCCCAAGAGATTGATGAAATTCCGGAGCTTTCCAAAACCCTGTCCGTTGTTAACCTTGTAAAGTATTCCAAACAGGCTTTTTATAACGGGATTCCAAAGTATTACCAATTGCCGACGACCCAGGAAAACAACTTTATTATGGACGTGGCCAGAAAATCCTCCGAGAATGGGAACCTTTTGGAGAGTTTTGTGGACAGTACGGGCCAAATTGCACGAATGACTACCTTTATGAAGGATGTAAAGACCCCGCGAATGGAAGAAATTGAGAGGGATCTGTTGAAATCCATTTCAAAGATTTTTCCCGCGGAGCGCTATAATGTTTACATGACCGGCAAAGCGCTATTATTCCTTAAAGGCACCAAATACCTTATTAAAAATTTATTATTGTCATTGGCATTGGCCGTAGGCCTTATTTCAATTTTTATGGCGTACCTGTTCCGGTCTTTTCGCATGATATTGATCTCCCTCGTTCCCAACCTCTTACCCCTGGTCATTACCGCGGGCCTAATGGGGTTTTTGGGGATACCGATAAAGCCTTCCACGATTTTAATCTTTAGCATTGCCTTTGGAATATCGGTAGACGATACCATCCATTTTCTGGCAAAATATCGACAGGAATTGACGGCCAATAAATGGTACATTAAAAAATCCGTCTACAATGCCCTACGGGAAACCGGGGTAAGTATGTTCTATACGTCAATAGTGCTTTTCTTTGGCTTTTCCGTTTTTATCATTTCCAGTTTTGGGGGAACACAGGCCATGGGAGGATTGGTCTCTGCCACTTTACTGTTTGCCATGTTGTCCAACTTGATTTTGCTCCCTTCCCTATTGCTATCCCTGGAGCGAAATATTGCCAACAAAAAGACCTTTAAAAAACCACATATCGATGTACTCCCTTCCCAGGATAATGAAGGGGGGACAAACTAG
- the asnS gene encoding asparagine--tRNA ligase, giving the protein MNSFSIKRLLGEEAKSQEVIVEGWVKTFRSNRFIALNDGSTIKNIQCVVDYGNFEEEVIRSISTGAAIKVKGNLVESQGRGQDVEIQVTDLFIHGKADAETYPIQPKKHSLEFLREKAHLRVRTNTFSAVMRVRSALSFAIHNYFQQNGFYYMHAPIITGSDAEGAGEMFRVTTLDAKNPPLTEDGEVNYKEDFFGKETNLTVSGQLEAEAYAMGLGKVYTFGPTFRAENSNTSRHLAEFWMIEPEMAFYDLDANMDLAEDFIKGVLKYVLEHCEDDLKFLEKRLLDEEKTKPQAERSEMALLEKLRFVVDNNFKRVTYTEAIDILRNSKPNKKKKFEYPIDEWGADLQSEHERFLVEKHFKCPVILFDYPATIKAFYMRLNEDGKTVRAMDVLFPGIGEIVGGSQREERLEVLQQKMADLDIPEEELWWYLDLRKFGTAVHSGFGLGFERLVQFATGMGNIRDVIPFPRTPQNAEF; this is encoded by the coding sequence ATGAATTCGTTTTCCATTAAACGGTTATTGGGGGAAGAAGCAAAGTCCCAAGAAGTTATTGTTGAAGGATGGGTGAAAACATTTAGGAGCAATCGATTTATTGCTTTAAATGACGGTTCCACCATAAAAAACATACAGTGTGTGGTGGACTATGGGAATTTCGAGGAAGAAGTGATACGTTCCATTTCCACCGGAGCTGCCATAAAGGTCAAGGGGAACTTGGTGGAAAGCCAGGGACGGGGACAGGATGTGGAAATTCAGGTCACAGATCTCTTTATTCATGGAAAGGCAGATGCCGAAACCTACCCGATCCAACCCAAAAAGCACTCACTGGAATTTCTACGGGAAAAGGCACACCTTAGGGTACGCACCAATACATTTTCCGCAGTAATGCGGGTAAGGTCCGCTTTGTCATTTGCCATCCACAATTACTTTCAACAAAACGGATTTTATTATATGCACGCTCCAATTATTACGGGTTCCGATGCCGAAGGTGCCGGTGAAATGTTTCGGGTGACCACCCTGGATGCCAAAAATCCACCGCTGACCGAGGATGGGGAAGTAAACTATAAGGAGGATTTTTTTGGCAAGGAAACCAACTTGACCGTATCCGGACAATTGGAAGCAGAGGCCTATGCCATGGGATTGGGAAAGGTGTATACCTTTGGCCCAACCTTTAGGGCCGAAAATTCCAATACTTCCCGTCACTTGGCAGAGTTTTGGATGATTGAACCGGAAATGGCCTTTTACGATTTGGATGCCAACATGGATTTGGCCGAAGATTTTATCAAAGGCGTACTAAAATACGTTCTTGAGCATTGTGAAGATGATCTGAAGTTCTTGGAAAAAAGACTATTGGATGAGGAAAAGACCAAGCCCCAGGCAGAACGCAGTGAAATGGCCCTTTTGGAAAAATTGCGTTTTGTGGTCGATAACAACTTTAAACGGGTAACCTATACGGAAGCCATTGACATTCTAAGAAATTCAAAACCCAATAAGAAGAAAAAGTTTGAATACCCGATTGATGAATGGGGAGCCGATCTGCAAAGTGAGCACGAACGCTTTTTGGTTGAGAAGCACTTTAAATGTCCTGTTATCCTGTTCGATTATCCCGCTACCATAAAGGCTTTTTATATGCGCTTGAACGAAGATGGAAAAACGGTAAGGGCCATGGACGTCCTGTTTCCGGGGATTGGGGAAATTGTTGGTGGCTCGCAACGGGAAGAACGCTTGGAGGTCCTTCAGCAAAAAATGGCTGATTTGGACATCCCCGAAGAAGAACTGTGGTGGTATTTGGATTTAAGAAAATTTGGTACCGCCGTGCACAGTGGGTTTGGACTTGGTTTTGAACGATTGGTTCAGTTTGCAACGGGTATGGGAAATATCCGAGATGTCATTCCATTTCCACGTACACCCCAAAATGCGGAATTTTAA